One region of Pyramidobacter sp. YE332 genomic DNA includes:
- the efp gene encoding elongation factor P codes for MADIVDTSKFYPGMKLKWQGGLWEVVDCQHHMKGRGGAVLKCKLRNLDTGSISENSFVSGNDKFERIVFDEKPAQYSYKDGDHYVFMDMESYEEVYLTKEALGPALNYLTDNLEVSLDMYEGKVMGITLPNSVVLKIVDTQPNFKGDTAAGGGKPATMETGLVITVPMFVMNGESVVVDTRTGEYVERVKK; via the coding sequence ATGGCTGATATCGTCGATACGAGTAAATTTTACCCTGGCATGAAACTGAAATGGCAGGGCGGTCTGTGGGAAGTGGTGGACTGTCAGCATCACATGAAGGGGCGCGGCGGCGCCGTGCTCAAATGCAAACTGCGCAATCTCGACACGGGCAGCATTTCCGAAAACAGCTTCGTGTCCGGCAACGATAAATTCGAACGCATCGTCTTTGACGAGAAACCCGCTCAGTACAGCTACAAAGACGGCGACCACTACGTCTTCATGGACATGGAAAGCTACGAGGAAGTCTATCTGACCAAGGAAGCTCTCGGTCCGGCGCTCAATTATCTGACGGACAATCTCGAAGTCAGTCTCGACATGTACGAGGGCAAGGTCATGGGGATCACGCTGCCCAACAGCGTGGTGCTGAAGATCGTCGACACGCAGCCGAACTTCAAGGGCGACACGGCCGCCGGCGGCGGCAAGCCGGCCACGATGGAGACGGGCTTGGTCATCACGGTGCCGATGTTCGTCATGAACGGCGAGAGCGTCGTCGTCGACACCCGCACCGGCGAATACGTCGAACGAGTGAAAAAATAA